Proteins co-encoded in one Malus sylvestris chromosome 9, drMalSylv7.2, whole genome shotgun sequence genomic window:
- the LOC126583544 gene encoding potassium transporter 8-like isoform X1, with amino-acid sequence MDLEGVSRSHPIKKDSWKTLLTLAYQSLGVVYGDLSTSPLYVYKSTFAEDIHHSETNEEIFGVLSFVFWTLTLIPLVKYVFIVLRADDNGEGGTFALYSLLSRHARVSSLPNCQLADEELSEYTKDGVVPTANSAFGSSLKSTLEKHKVLKKVLLVLALIGTCMVIGDGVLTPAISGTFEFFPLFRGWSSPCRNSSIDCVVSADVEVPVACVILIFLFALQHYGTHRVGFLFAPIVITWLLCISSIGVYNIFHWNPHVYQALSPYYMYKFLKKTRKGGWMSLGGILLCMTGSEAMFADLGHFSQTSIKIAFTFVVYPSLILAYMGQAAYLSRHHIVASDYRIGFYESVPEKIRWPVLAIAILAAVVGSQAIITGTFSIIKQCSALGCFPRVKIIHTSSKIHGQIYIPEINWTLMLLCLAVTIGFRDTKSMGNASGLAVITVMLVTTCLMSLVIVLCWHKSLFWAVCFILFFGSLEALYFSASLIKFREGAWVPVALSFIFLMVMYVWQYGTIKKYEFDVQNKVSINWLLSLGPTLGIVRVRGIGLIHTELVSGIPAIFSHFVTNLPAFHQVVVFLCIKSVPVPHVRPEERFLVGRVGPKEYRLYRCIARYGYRDVHKDDMEFERDLVCSIAEFIRSERPECNLSPEQLEDDEKMTVVGTSSSNLDGIRMSVDEADFSEIASTSELQEIRPTERAKKRVRFVVPETPRIDREAVEELQELMEAREAGMAFILGHSYVKAKRGSSFMKKIVINFGYDFLRRNFRGPSYALSIPHASTLEVGMVYHV; translated from the exons ATGGATCTGGAGGGGGTGAGCCGCAGCCATCCAATCAAG AAGGATTCATGGAAGACGCTGTTAACTCTGGCTTACCAGAGCCTGGGAGTAGTATATGGAGATTTAAGCACTTCTCCTCTCTATGTTTACAAAAGCACTTTTGCAGAAGATATTCACCACTCAGAAACCAATGAGGAGATTTTTGGGGTTCTCTCGTTTGTTTTCTGGACATTGACGCTGATTCCATTAgtgaaatatgtgtttattgTGCTTAGAGCCGACGACAATGGCGAAGGTGGGACTTTTGCTCTGTATTCTCTGCTTTCCCGGCACGCCAGGGTGAGCTCCTTGCCCAATTGCCAGCTGGCAGATGAGGAGCTATCGGAGTACACCAAAGATGGGGTTGTTCCGACGGCCAACAGTGCTTTCGGGTCGAGTTTGAAATCGACATTGGAGAAGCATAAGGTGCTGAAAAAGGTGCTGCTTGTTCTGGCTTTGATTGGAACTTGTATGGTTATTGGTGATGGGGTGCTCACACCAGCAATTTCTGGTACTTTTGAG TTTTTTCCGCTGTTTCGGGGCTGGAGCTCTCCATGTCGAAACAGCAGCATCGAT TGTGTGGTTTCTGCAGATGTTGAAGTCCCGGTTGCTTGTGTCATACTCATATTTCTGTTTGCCCTTCAACATTACGGGACCCACAGAGTAGGGTTCTTGTTTGCACCAATTGTGATCACATGGCTTTTGTGCATCAGTTCCATTGGTGTATACAACATCTTCCATTGGAATCCCCATGTTTATCAAGCACTCTCTCCATACTACATGTACAAATTTTTGAAGAAGACCCGAAAGGGAGGTTGGATGTCCTTGGGCGGTATACTATTGTGTATGACAG GCTCGGAAGCTATGTTTGCTGATCTCGGACACTTTTCACAGACGTCAATCAAG ATTGCTTTCACCTTTGTGGTTTACCCGTCACTGATTCTAGCATATATGGGACAAGCTGCATACCTTTCTAGGCATCATATCGTAGCAAGTGATTATCGGATTGGCTTCTATGAATCAGTTCCTG AGAAAATAAGATGGCCGGTTTTGGCAATAGCCATACTTGCTGCGGTGGTGGGAAGTCAAGCCATTATAACTGGAACTTTCTCGATAATCAAACAATGTTCTGCTTTGGGTTGCTTTCCAAGGGTCAAAATTATCCACACGTCTTCGAAAATACATGGTCAAATTTACATCCCCGAGATTAACTGGACTTTGATGTTGCTATGCTTGGCTGTTACCATTGGTTTTAGAGACACAAAATCCATGGGAAATGCATCAG GTTTGGCCGTCATAACTGTCATGCTGGTAACTACCTGCCTTATGTCTCTAGTCATAGTCTTGTGCTGGCACAAAAGCCTCTTCTGGGCAGTTTGCTTTATATTATTCTTCGGCTCCCTTGAGGCACTCTACTTCTCAGCATCGCTCATAAAGTTTCGTGAAGGGGCTTGGGTCCCGGTTGCTCTTTCATTCATCTTCTTAATGGTTATGTATGTTTGGCAATACGGCACCATCAAGAAGTACGAGTTTGATGTCCAAAATAAAGTCTCCATCAACTGGCTCCTCAGTTTAGGTCCTACTCTAGGGATTGTTCGAGTCCGGGGAATTGGCCTTATACACACTGAGCTTGTCTCTGGGATCCCGGCTATTTTCTCTCACTTTGTTACCAACCTCCCTGCTTTCCACCAGGTTGTAGTTTTCCTCTGCATCAAATCCGTCCCAGTCCCACATGTCAGACCCGAGGAAAGATTCTTAGTGGGAAGAGTTGGTCCAAAGGAATACCGGCTATATAGATGCATAGCACGCTATGGTTACCGTGATGTTCACAAGGATGACATGGAATTCGAAAGAGATCTAGTTTGCAGTATTGCAGAGTTCATTCGGTCAGAGAGACCAGAATGCAATCTCAGTCCAGAACAACTGGAAGACGATGAGAAAATGACAGTTGTTGGAACTTCATCATCAAACTTAGATGGCATAAGAATGTCTGTAGACGAGGCAGATTTTTCCGAAATAGCAAGCACCTCGGAGTTGCAGGAGATAAGACCTACAGAAAGGGCAAAGAAGAGAGTGAGGTTTGTCGTTCCAGAAACCCCACGAATCGATAGGGAAGCAGTAGAGGAGCTGCAGGAACTGATGGAAGCAAGGGAGGCAGGAATGGCATTTATATTAGGCCACTCGTACGTGAAGGCGAAGAGAGGTTCAAGTTTTATGAAGAAAATAGTGATCAATTTCGGGTACGATTTCTTGAGGAGGAATTTTCGAGGGCCGAGTTATGCTTTGAGCATTCCTCATGCTTCTACTCTAGAGGTTGGGATGGTCTACCACGTATAA
- the LOC126583544 gene encoding potassium transporter 8-like isoform X2, with protein sequence MDLEGVSRSHPIKKDSWKTLLTLAYQSLGVVYGDLSTSPLYVYKSTFAEDIHHSETNEEIFGVLSFVFWTLTLIPLVKYVFIVLRADDNGEGGTFALYSLLSRHARVSSLPNCQLADEELSEYTKDGVVPTANSAFGSSLKSTLEKHKVLKKVLLVLALIGTCMVIGDGVLTPAISVFSAVSGLELSMSKQQHRYVEVPVACVILIFLFALQHYGTHRVGFLFAPIVITWLLCISSIGVYNIFHWNPHVYQALSPYYMYKFLKKTRKGGWMSLGGILLCMTGSEAMFADLGHFSQTSIKIAFTFVVYPSLILAYMGQAAYLSRHHIVASDYRIGFYESVPEKIRWPVLAIAILAAVVGSQAIITGTFSIIKQCSALGCFPRVKIIHTSSKIHGQIYIPEINWTLMLLCLAVTIGFRDTKSMGNASGLAVITVMLVTTCLMSLVIVLCWHKSLFWAVCFILFFGSLEALYFSASLIKFREGAWVPVALSFIFLMVMYVWQYGTIKKYEFDVQNKVSINWLLSLGPTLGIVRVRGIGLIHTELVSGIPAIFSHFVTNLPAFHQVVVFLCIKSVPVPHVRPEERFLVGRVGPKEYRLYRCIARYGYRDVHKDDMEFERDLVCSIAEFIRSERPECNLSPEQLEDDEKMTVVGTSSSNLDGIRMSVDEADFSEIASTSELQEIRPTERAKKRVRFVVPETPRIDREAVEELQELMEAREAGMAFILGHSYVKAKRGSSFMKKIVINFGYDFLRRNFRGPSYALSIPHASTLEVGMVYHV encoded by the exons ATGGATCTGGAGGGGGTGAGCCGCAGCCATCCAATCAAG AAGGATTCATGGAAGACGCTGTTAACTCTGGCTTACCAGAGCCTGGGAGTAGTATATGGAGATTTAAGCACTTCTCCTCTCTATGTTTACAAAAGCACTTTTGCAGAAGATATTCACCACTCAGAAACCAATGAGGAGATTTTTGGGGTTCTCTCGTTTGTTTTCTGGACATTGACGCTGATTCCATTAgtgaaatatgtgtttattgTGCTTAGAGCCGACGACAATGGCGAAGGTGGGACTTTTGCTCTGTATTCTCTGCTTTCCCGGCACGCCAGGGTGAGCTCCTTGCCCAATTGCCAGCTGGCAGATGAGGAGCTATCGGAGTACACCAAAGATGGGGTTGTTCCGACGGCCAACAGTGCTTTCGGGTCGAGTTTGAAATCGACATTGGAGAAGCATAAGGTGCTGAAAAAGGTGCTGCTTGTTCTGGCTTTGATTGGAACTTGTATGGTTATTGGTGATGGGGTGCTCACACCAGCAATTTCTG TTTTTTCCGCTGTTTCGGGGCTGGAGCTCTCCATGTCGAAACAGCAGCATCGAT ATGTTGAAGTCCCGGTTGCTTGTGTCATACTCATATTTCTGTTTGCCCTTCAACATTACGGGACCCACAGAGTAGGGTTCTTGTTTGCACCAATTGTGATCACATGGCTTTTGTGCATCAGTTCCATTGGTGTATACAACATCTTCCATTGGAATCCCCATGTTTATCAAGCACTCTCTCCATACTACATGTACAAATTTTTGAAGAAGACCCGAAAGGGAGGTTGGATGTCCTTGGGCGGTATACTATTGTGTATGACAG GCTCGGAAGCTATGTTTGCTGATCTCGGACACTTTTCACAGACGTCAATCAAG ATTGCTTTCACCTTTGTGGTTTACCCGTCACTGATTCTAGCATATATGGGACAAGCTGCATACCTTTCTAGGCATCATATCGTAGCAAGTGATTATCGGATTGGCTTCTATGAATCAGTTCCTG AGAAAATAAGATGGCCGGTTTTGGCAATAGCCATACTTGCTGCGGTGGTGGGAAGTCAAGCCATTATAACTGGAACTTTCTCGATAATCAAACAATGTTCTGCTTTGGGTTGCTTTCCAAGGGTCAAAATTATCCACACGTCTTCGAAAATACATGGTCAAATTTACATCCCCGAGATTAACTGGACTTTGATGTTGCTATGCTTGGCTGTTACCATTGGTTTTAGAGACACAAAATCCATGGGAAATGCATCAG GTTTGGCCGTCATAACTGTCATGCTGGTAACTACCTGCCTTATGTCTCTAGTCATAGTCTTGTGCTGGCACAAAAGCCTCTTCTGGGCAGTTTGCTTTATATTATTCTTCGGCTCCCTTGAGGCACTCTACTTCTCAGCATCGCTCATAAAGTTTCGTGAAGGGGCTTGGGTCCCGGTTGCTCTTTCATTCATCTTCTTAATGGTTATGTATGTTTGGCAATACGGCACCATCAAGAAGTACGAGTTTGATGTCCAAAATAAAGTCTCCATCAACTGGCTCCTCAGTTTAGGTCCTACTCTAGGGATTGTTCGAGTCCGGGGAATTGGCCTTATACACACTGAGCTTGTCTCTGGGATCCCGGCTATTTTCTCTCACTTTGTTACCAACCTCCCTGCTTTCCACCAGGTTGTAGTTTTCCTCTGCATCAAATCCGTCCCAGTCCCACATGTCAGACCCGAGGAAAGATTCTTAGTGGGAAGAGTTGGTCCAAAGGAATACCGGCTATATAGATGCATAGCACGCTATGGTTACCGTGATGTTCACAAGGATGACATGGAATTCGAAAGAGATCTAGTTTGCAGTATTGCAGAGTTCATTCGGTCAGAGAGACCAGAATGCAATCTCAGTCCAGAACAACTGGAAGACGATGAGAAAATGACAGTTGTTGGAACTTCATCATCAAACTTAGATGGCATAAGAATGTCTGTAGACGAGGCAGATTTTTCCGAAATAGCAAGCACCTCGGAGTTGCAGGAGATAAGACCTACAGAAAGGGCAAAGAAGAGAGTGAGGTTTGTCGTTCCAGAAACCCCACGAATCGATAGGGAAGCAGTAGAGGAGCTGCAGGAACTGATGGAAGCAAGGGAGGCAGGAATGGCATTTATATTAGGCCACTCGTACGTGAAGGCGAAGAGAGGTTCAAGTTTTATGAAGAAAATAGTGATCAATTTCGGGTACGATTTCTTGAGGAGGAATTTTCGAGGGCCGAGTTATGCTTTGAGCATTCCTCATGCTTCTACTCTAGAGGTTGGGATGGTCTACCACGTATAA